One Methanophagales archaeon genomic region harbors:
- a CDS encoding flippase-like domain-containing protein has protein sequence MNKKTFIQVFIGAGILALLFYEVDIHTVLEAIKGLNLFLFGFAALSYLCYNLLMSYRLFYLLGKIGTHVSFYHSLFAHLAGMIASDVTPGRAGFFLVPYFLKNRANCSISEGMAAILAPQGIEFILKVLGGFSGLLFFIAVISIDISRNVLVALCVGGIIFLGAGTAMLWVLWSGESRSYRVLRRIPYIKRYEEEYTKLKEKSLSLRGSLYVILLIYLICWILLALQWQLIGLALGITKLNLLAYLLLHPLITILRFVPVTVSGLGLMEGATAVMFFLLGVPHGISIGFTFSLLVRLNMIMVDSIGLRGVFS, from the coding sequence ATGAATAAGAAAACGTTTATCCAGGTGTTTATAGGAGCAGGGATACTGGCACTGTTGTTTTATGAAGTGGATATTCACACGGTTTTGGAGGCGATAAAGGGTCTGAACCTCTTTTTATTCGGTTTCGCAGCCCTCTCCTATCTATGCTATAACCTCCTCATGAGCTATCGGCTGTTCTATCTGCTGGGGAAGATCGGCACCCATGTCAGCTTCTATCATTCGCTATTCGCGCATCTTGCAGGTATGATTGCATCTGATGTCACACCAGGACGAGCAGGGTTCTTCCTCGTACCCTATTTCCTGAAGAATCGCGCAAATTGCAGTATATCAGAGGGTATGGCGGCTATACTCGCACCTCAAGGTATAGAGTTCATTCTGAAGGTACTTGGTGGCTTCTCAGGATTACTATTCTTCATAGCAGTGATATCCATTGATATAAGCAGGAATGTGTTGGTGGCACTGTGCGTGGGTGGCATCATCTTCCTCGGCGCTGGTACTGCCATGCTATGGGTATTGTGGAGTGGGGAATCGCGTTCATACAGGGTATTGAGACGAATCCCGTACATAAAGAGATACGAGGAAGAGTACACGAAGTTAAAGGAGAAGAGTCTTTCACTGCGCGGGAGTCTCTATGTTATCCTCCTAATATATCTCATCTGCTGGATTCTGCTTGCCCTGCAATGGCAGCTAATCGGCTTAGCTCTTGGTATAACCAAACTGAACTTACTGGCATACCTGCTGCTTCATCCACTTATCACCATTCTCAGGTTTGTTCCCGTAACCGTCTCTGGTCTGGGACTGATGGAAGGTGCAACAGCAGTAATGTTCTTTCTGCTTGGTGTACCTCATGGTATCTCCATCGGGTTCACCTTCTCTCTACTCGTTAGATTGAATATGATCATGGTTGATAGCATAGGTCTACGTGGAGTATTCTCGTGA
- a CDS encoding NifU family protein, producing the protein MEREIKAVMDKEVRPLLALEGGDIELVSVEDGVVKVRFRGACAGCLMSQITLTGFIEGVLKKKVPGIKEVTLV; encoded by the coding sequence ATGGAGAGGGAGATAAAAGCGGTAATGGATAAGGAAGTGAGACCGCTTTTGGCACTTGAAGGTGGTGATATAGAGCTGGTGAGTGTAGAGGATGGGGTGGTGAAGGTGAGGTTCAGGGGAGCATGTGCAGGCTGTTTGATGAGTCAAATCACTCTGACGGGGTTTATTGAAGGTGTATTGAAGAAGAAGGTACCGGGTATAAAGGAGGTTACCCTGGTATAA
- a CDS encoding deoxyhypusine synthase translates to MEEIKGVKTWRGMTVDELVNGMRGCAFGAGRLAKAVDIYEAMLREDTTKFIGIAGALVPAGMRDVMAQMVRARYVDVIITTGANLVHDIIEALGTHHYKIIESKMDDPELRKQSMSRIYDVVVHDDAFARLEDFIRAAFDSMNPDKSYSIREVIEVIGSNLSDPNSILKSAVDANVPVFCPAIADSMIGLHTWIYKQMKSAFHVDAFDDMKELIDIFCDAEHTGAIILGGGVPKNFLLQTALVAPPREDGREGFDFAIQITTDTPENGSLSGATLEEAKSWGKIGTNAKAVTLYCDVTIALPVIFAAVQARITK, encoded by the coding sequence ATGGAGGAGATTAAAGGAGTAAAGACTTGGAGAGGTATGACAGTGGATGAACTTGTGAACGGCATGCGGGGCTGTGCCTTCGGCGCTGGCAGGTTAGCAAAGGCGGTGGATATTTATGAGGCGATGTTAAGGGAGGATACAACAAAGTTCATCGGCATTGCTGGTGCTCTGGTACCTGCAGGCATGCGGGATGTAATGGCACAGATGGTCAGGGCAAGATACGTGGATGTGATCATAACAACGGGTGCGAACCTGGTACATGACATCATCGAAGCACTTGGTACGCACCATTATAAAATCATAGAATCAAAGATGGATGATCCTGAGCTGCGGAAGCAATCCATGTCGAGGATATATGATGTTGTGGTGCACGACGATGCATTTGCACGGTTAGAAGATTTCATAAGAGCTGCTTTTGATAGTATGAACCCTGATAAGAGCTATAGTATAAGGGAAGTGATAGAGGTTATAGGATCGAATCTTTCAGACCCGAATTCTATATTGAAGAGTGCAGTAGATGCTAATGTTCCTGTATTCTGTCCTGCAATTGCAGATTCTATGATTGGACTCCATACGTGGATATATAAACAGATGAAGTCAGCATTCCACGTTGATGCATTTGATGACATGAAAGAACTGATAGATATCTTCTGCGATGCGGAGCATACAGGCGCGATTATACTGGGAGGAGGCGTGCCAAAGAATTTCCTTCTGCAAACTGCCCTGGTAGCGCCACCACGAGAAGATGGACGCGAAGGATTCGATTTCGCTATCCAGATCACCACGGATACGCCAGAGAATGGCAGCTTGAGCGGTGCAACATTGGAAGAGGCGAAGTCATGGGGAAAAATTGGTACAAATGCAAAAGCAGTTACGCTCTATTGCGATGTTACCATCGCTTTGCCGGTGATCTTCGCTGCCGTACAGGCACGAATCACAAAATAA
- a CDS encoding V-type ATPase subunit has translation MNVARYAYVYARIRARLSDLLDNKDIKALVDARKEDFMAILMDSPYRASITKKNLTEVDAHVIEKALKQELIYQYLMVIRSTDAAVKDFMIEFFRRFEVMNVKAIIRAKAAGVNVSTGTSESVLLFPVEPFFRDYRGILVEVGSLEDAIKRFEEPYRGILADSIQDYKNKMSNRHRLLDLENALDRDLFGAIWDKKEHLRRADREIVEKVIGTELDIANLMTMLRCKEEGIAEADMERYFMPYSYAWDIDAVRNAMSADNISSAIQLLPDSPYKVVLSAAIPYYEEQKSLVPFELALQRYFLRWIRKVLSGYPIDIGTVLSYLYLKEAEIRNLCTIAVCKENELPAEETLKLVMM, from the coding sequence ATGAATGTGGCGAGATATGCGTATGTATATGCCCGAATAAGAGCACGACTGAGCGATCTGCTGGATAATAAGGATATAAAGGCGCTTGTAGATGCTCGTAAGGAAGATTTCATGGCTATTCTGATGGATAGTCCATATAGAGCAAGCATAACAAAGAAAAATCTGACAGAGGTAGATGCGCACGTGATAGAGAAGGCACTGAAGCAGGAACTGATATATCAGTACTTGATGGTGATAAGATCAACGGATGCAGCAGTGAAGGATTTCATGATCGAGTTTTTCAGGCGTTTTGAAGTGATGAACGTGAAGGCGATTATACGGGCAAAGGCAGCGGGTGTGAATGTGAGCACCGGTACCAGCGAATCCGTTTTATTATTCCCGGTTGAGCCATTCTTTAGAGATTATAGAGGTATATTGGTCGAAGTTGGGTCGCTGGAAGATGCAATAAAGCGTTTTGAAGAGCCCTACCGTGGAATATTGGCAGATTCGATTCAGGACTATAAAAATAAAATGAGCAACAGGCACAGGCTATTGGACCTCGAGAATGCACTTGATAGAGATTTATTTGGCGCTATATGGGACAAGAAGGAGCATTTGCGAAGAGCGGACCGGGAGATAGTGGAGAAGGTCATAGGCACGGAGTTAGATATAGCAAATCTGATGACCATGCTACGGTGTAAGGAGGAGGGGATAGCAGAAGCCGATATGGAGCGATATTTCATGCCTTATTCTTATGCTTGGGATATTGATGCAGTGAGGAATGCCATGTCAGCAGATAATATCAGCTCTGCCATACAGTTGCTGCCTGATTCCCCTTATAAAGTGGTTTTAAGTGCCGCTATACCCTATTATGAGGAGCAGAAATCGCTTGTACCCTTCGAACTCGCTCTGCAACGATATTTCCTCAGGTGGATAAGGAAGGTGCTGTCCGGTTATCCAATTGATATAGGCACGGTATTAAGCTATCTCTATCTAAAGGAAGCAGAGATAAGGAATCTCTGCACTATCGCGGTATGTAAGGAGAACGAACTACCAGCCGAAGAGACGCTGAAACTTGTGATGATGTAA
- a CDS encoding monovalent cation/H(+) antiporter subunit G, protein MFGIGVTDIISIIFMAGGVFFMAAGAVGLLRLPDFYTRLHATGKCDTLGEVLMITGCMIFQGWSFVSVKLFFLIFFIFMANPVGTHAIMKAAYYTGLKPWKKGEGRR, encoded by the coding sequence ATGTTCGGCATAGGTGTAACAGATATAATATCCATAATCTTCATGGCAGGGGGGGTATTTTTTATGGCTGCAGGAGCAGTAGGGTTATTACGATTACCGGATTTTTATACCCGGCTGCATGCAACCGGGAAATGCGATACGCTTGGTGAAGTCCTTATGATCACTGGCTGCATGATATTCCAGGGCTGGTCGTTCGTTAGCGTAAAGCTCTTCTTCCTCATATTCTTTATATTCATGGCTAATCCCGTGGGTACACATGCGATAATGAAAGCGGCGTATTATACAGGTCTGAAGCCCTGGAAGAAGGGTGAGGGGAGGAGGTGA
- a CDS encoding Na+/H+ antiporter subunit E, producing MIKRSTVAVFIVMFAFWVLLSACIKPLQGYYDPIHIVVGMICAAIATSVSRDLLITGKENMTLRKTFRLLLYIPWELWQIVLANFDVAYRVLHPKMPIDPCIIEFDTTLRSDFALTTLANSITLTPGTITIDVEPERGRFLVHAIASKAADALLVDQTMQNKIAHVYMEEGEGE from the coding sequence ATGATAAAGCGGAGTACGGTTGCTGTGTTCATCGTCATGTTCGCCTTCTGGGTGCTTTTATCTGCCTGTATCAAGCCACTTCAGGGCTATTATGACCCTATTCACATCGTTGTGGGTATGATATGTGCAGCAATAGCAACTTCAGTCTCTCGTGACCTCCTGATAACGGGCAAGGAGAACATGACGCTGCGTAAGACCTTCCGGCTACTGCTGTACATACCATGGGAGCTGTGGCAGATAGTTCTGGCGAACTTCGATGTTGCTTATCGCGTACTACATCCAAAGATGCCGATAGACCCGTGCATAATAGAATTTGATACTACTTTGAGGAGTGATTTCGCACTCACCACATTAGCAAATTCCATCACCCTCACACCAGGTACGATAACGATAGACGTGGAGCCAGAGCGAGGTAGGTTCCTGGTGCATGCAATTGCGTCGAAAGCCGCAGATGCTCTACTTGTTGACCAAACGATGCAGAATAAAATTGCACATGTGTATATGGAGGAAGGAGAAGGGGAGTGA
- a CDS encoding DUF4040 domain-containing protein has protein sequence MIIPLDLIALFFLVVIALAAITVRDLLAAIVLLSAYSYIIATVWVEMHAVDVGFTEAAVGAGATTAFLIAALARTRRWEKR, from the coding sequence ATGATAATCCCGCTTGATCTCATTGCATTGTTCTTCCTTGTGGTAATCGCACTTGCAGCGATAACAGTGAGAGACCTGTTAGCTGCAATCGTGCTATTAAGTGCTTATAGCTATATTATCGCCACAGTGTGGGTGGAGATGCACGCGGTGGATGTTGGATTTACCGAAGCCGCAGTAGGCGCGGGTGCGACTACAGCCTTCCTGATTGCGGCACTGGCGAGAACAAGGAGGTGGGAGAAGAGATGA
- a CDS encoding cation:proton antiporter subunit C — MMEWLIAEVFAKYNYWVSIVLMLIGFYAMIAKDNLMKKIIGLNIFQTAIILFFISLGDVSIGGWGGGVTEPIVKGALPWETGGIVEHGVVYANPLPHVLMLTAIVVGAATTAVALALVIRIHEAYGTIEESEIIEKEQERELP; from the coding sequence ATGATGGAATGGCTAATTGCGGAGGTATTTGCGAAGTATAATTACTGGGTCTCCATCGTGCTGATGCTCATCGGGTTCTATGCAATGATAGCAAAGGACAATTTAATGAAGAAGATCATTGGCTTGAATATATTCCAGACAGCAATTATTCTCTTCTTTATATCGCTTGGTGATGTCTCAATAGGGGGCTGGGGCGGAGGAGTGACCGAGCCGATAGTGAAAGGAGCACTTCCATGGGAAACAGGGGGTATAGTGGAGCATGGGGTTGTGTATGCGAATCCACTGCCACATGTACTCATGCTTACAGCGATTGTGGTGGGAGCGGCGACAACTGCTGTTGCACTCGCACTTGTGATAAGGATACATGAGGCGTACGGGACAATAGAGGAGAGTGAGATAATAGAGAAGGAGCAAGAGAGGGAGCTCCCATAA